One stretch of Pseudomonas fragi DNA includes these proteins:
- a CDS encoding ABC transporter permease, producing MFTLSPLGRRRLKHFKANRRGWWSLWIFIGLFVVCLGGELIANDKPLAIHYKDSWYFPIVSSHLETDFGGELPFEPDYRSDYVRKLITDQGGWMLFAPIPFSYDTVNYDLQEPSPSPPSATNWLGTDDQARDVLARVIFGARISILFALILTAISTVVGITAGALQGFYGGLVDLLGQRVQEIWAGLPVLYLLIILSGFVAPSFWWLLGIMALFSWLALVDVVRAEFLRGRSLEYVKAARALGLTDGALMRRHILPNAMTSTLTYLPFILTGAIATLTALDFLGFGMPPGSASLGELIGQAKHNLQAPWLGLTAFCALALILSLLVFIGEACRDAFDPRT from the coding sequence ATGTTTACCCTCTCTCCTCTAGGCCGTCGCCGCCTCAAGCACTTCAAGGCCAACCGCCGTGGCTGGTGGTCGCTGTGGATCTTTATCGGGCTGTTTGTGGTGTGCCTGGGCGGTGAGCTGATTGCCAACGACAAGCCCCTGGCGATTCACTACAAGGACAGCTGGTACTTTCCGATTGTCAGCAGTCACCTCGAAACCGATTTCGGCGGCGAGCTGCCCTTCGAACCGGACTACCGCAGCGACTATGTGCGCAAGCTGATTACCGATCAGGGCGGCTGGATGCTGTTCGCGCCGATTCCGTTCAGCTACGACACGGTCAACTACGACCTCCAGGAACCCTCGCCCAGCCCGCCGAGCGCGACCAACTGGCTGGGCACTGACGACCAGGCCCGGGACGTGCTGGCCCGGGTGATATTCGGCGCACGGATCTCCATTCTGTTTGCCTTGATCCTGACGGCCATCAGCACCGTGGTCGGCATTACCGCCGGCGCCCTGCAAGGCTTCTACGGTGGCCTGGTCGACCTGCTTGGCCAACGGGTGCAGGAAATCTGGGCCGGGTTGCCGGTGCTGTACCTGCTGATCATTTTGTCCGGCTTTGTGGCGCCGAGTTTCTGGTGGTTGCTGGGCATCATGGCGCTGTTCAGCTGGCTGGCCCTGGTGGACGTGGTGCGCGCCGAGTTCCTGCGCGGGCGCAGCCTGGAATACGTCAAGGCCGCGCGGGCATTGGGCCTGACTGACGGCGCACTGATGCGCCGGCATATCCTGCCCAACGCCATGACCTCCACCCTGACCTACCTGCCCTTTATCCTGACCGGCGCAATCGCCACCCTCACCGCCCTGGATTTTCTCGGCTTCGGCATGCCGCCGGGCAGCGCCTCGCTGGGCGAACTGATCGGCCAGGCCAAGCACAACCTGCAGGCGCCGTGGCTGGGCCTGACCGCGTTCTGTGCGCTGGCGCTGATCCTGTCGCTGCTGGTGTTTATCGGCGAAGCCTGCCGCGATGCCTTCGATCCCCGGACCTGA
- a CDS encoding microcin C ABC transporter permease YejB, whose product MLHYISRRLLLIIPTLLCILVVNFLIVQAAPGGPVDQAIARLQGFGGSAVGGGGGEMAASAAGASRSSRGLDPALIEEITKHYGFDKPMHERLWLMLKNYAQLDFGTSFFRGAKVTDLIVEKLPVSISLGLWATLITYLISIPLGIRKAIHNGSAFDVWTSTAIIIGYAMPAFLFAILLIVVFAGGSYVSWFPVQGIVSDNFDSLSFFGKIGDYLWHMVLPVSALVIGGFATLTILTKNSFLNEISRQYVVTARAKGLTERRVLYGHVMRNAMLLVVAGIPQALIEVFFAGSLLIETIFNLDGIGRMSYEAAVSRDYPVVFGTLFLFTLFGLLIKLIGDLCYTLLDPRIDFSARTA is encoded by the coding sequence ATGCTGCATTACATCAGCCGTCGCCTGTTACTCATCATCCCCACCCTGCTGTGCATTCTGGTGGTCAACTTTCTGATCGTGCAGGCCGCCCCCGGTGGCCCGGTGGATCAAGCGATTGCCCGCTTGCAGGGCTTCGGCGGCTCGGCGGTGGGCGGTGGTGGCGGGGAAATGGCCGCGTCCGCAGCCGGTGCCAGCCGCAGCAGCCGCGGTCTTGACCCGGCGCTGATCGAAGAAATCACCAAGCATTACGGCTTCGACAAACCCATGCACGAGCGTCTGTGGCTGATGCTCAAGAACTACGCGCAACTGGATTTCGGCACCAGCTTCTTTCGCGGCGCCAAGGTCACCGACCTGATCGTGGAAAAGCTGCCGGTGTCGATCTCGCTGGGTTTGTGGGCAACACTGATCACCTACCTGATTTCAATTCCGCTGGGCATCCGCAAAGCCATCCACAACGGCAGCGCCTTCGATGTATGGACCAGCACCGCAATCATCATCGGCTACGCCATGCCGGCATTTCTGTTCGCCATTCTGTTGATTGTGGTGTTTGCCGGCGGCAGTTATGTCAGCTGGTTCCCGGTGCAGGGCATTGTCTCGGACAACTTCGACAGCCTGAGTTTCTTCGGCAAGATCGGCGACTACCTGTGGCACATGGTGCTGCCCGTATCGGCGCTGGTGATCGGCGGTTTTGCCACGCTGACCATCCTTACCAAAAACAGCTTCCTCAACGAAATCAGCCGCCAGTATGTGGTGACCGCGCGGGCCAAGGGCCTGACCGAGCGCCGTGTGCTCTACGGCCATGTGATGCGCAACGCCATGTTGCTGGTGGTGGCCGGGATTCCCCAGGCCCTGATCGAAGTGTTCTTTGCCGGTTCACTGTTGATTGAAACCATCTTCAACCTCGACGGTATCGGCCGCATGAGCTACGAAGCGGCAGTGTCGCGGGACTACCCGGTGGTGTTCGGCACACTGTTTCTGTTCACCCTGTTCGGCCTGCTGATCAAGCTGATCGGCGACCTGTGCTACACCCTGCTCGACCCCCGTATCGATTTCTCGGCGAGGACTGCCTGA
- a CDS encoding extracellular solute-binding protein, with translation MMSAFFLPLLRSLLVPVLSCVCLSVNAAPGHALTVYGEAPKYPANFQHFDFVNPDAPKGGSLSRTSMEIGQFTYLSPYIDQGTGVAQVDQWVNAPLAFRSLDEPYTVYALVAQKIERDPDGLWVRFYLNPKARFADDTPITAQDVAFTYDTLMTKGSLSYRMLYGEVKDRVIEGPLQIRFDFKNNQNRTLALDLASMHVLPEHWWKTRDFAAGGGYEPPLGSGPYAVSQVDPGRSVSFERNKTWWAKDLPVSKGLYNFDRLKVMFYSDIDVAREMLKAGAFDYNREFSATGFSIGYASPVLSDGRLQKGVFAKEKPSAAQGFTFNLQNPFFQDRRVREALSLLWDFEWTNKQMMRNFYVRAQSYFPKSEMSATALPDARELEILEPLRGQIPDEVFTQVYQAPKTDGSGYIRDKQLQALALLKEAGWTPKDNLLVNARGEPLRFTFLDSPSGFDRMVLPWKRTLAQIGITMDIRKVDSAQYINRTNARDYDMMVGQFPRNGQPIVSPGRELYDMFGSRSATQAGASNNMVLRNPAVDKLIDGVVQANSRSEMVHYTRALDRVLLWNYYMIPHYYSVGTPTVYLNRFGQPAKEAKFDEGLDTWWEVSKTPLTNAAYGQASAQPEGH, from the coding sequence ATGATGTCTGCATTTTTCCTGCCCCTGCTCCGTTCGCTGCTGGTACCCGTGTTGTCTTGCGTGTGCCTGAGCGTCAACGCCGCGCCCGGCCATGCCCTGACGGTGTATGGCGAAGCGCCCAAATACCCGGCCAATTTCCAGCACTTCGACTTTGTAAATCCGGACGCGCCCAAAGGCGGTTCGCTGAGCCGCACGTCAATGGAAATCGGCCAGTTCACCTACCTGTCGCCCTATATCGACCAGGGCACCGGTGTGGCCCAGGTCGATCAATGGGTCAATGCCCCTCTGGCCTTCCGCTCGCTGGACGAGCCCTATACGGTCTACGCGCTTGTCGCGCAAAAAATCGAACGTGACCCCGATGGCCTGTGGGTACGCTTCTACCTGAACCCCAAGGCCCGTTTCGCGGATGACACACCGATCACTGCGCAGGACGTGGCCTTTACCTACGATACCCTGATGACCAAAGGCAGCCTGAGCTATCGCATGCTCTACGGCGAGGTCAAGGACCGGGTCATCGAAGGCCCGCTGCAAATCCGCTTCGACTTCAAGAACAACCAGAACCGCACCCTGGCCCTGGACCTGGCGAGCATGCACGTGCTGCCGGAACACTGGTGGAAGACCCGCGACTTTGCCGCCGGCGGCGGCTACGAGCCACCGCTGGGCAGCGGCCCGTATGCGGTCTCCCAGGTTGATCCGGGGCGCAGTGTCAGCTTTGAACGCAACAAAACCTGGTGGGCCAAAGACTTGCCGGTGAGCAAAGGCCTGTACAACTTCGATCGCCTGAAAGTGATGTTCTACAGCGACATCGACGTGGCCCGCGAGATGCTCAAAGCCGGGGCGTTCGATTACAACCGCGAGTTCTCCGCCACCGGGTTCAGCATCGGCTACGCCAGCCCGGTGCTTAGCGACGGGCGCCTGCAAAAAGGCGTGTTCGCCAAGGAAAAACCCAGTGCCGCCCAGGGGTTTACCTTCAACCTGCAAAACCCGTTTTTTCAGGACCGCCGGGTACGCGAGGCGCTGAGCCTGCTATGGGATTTTGAGTGGACCAACAAGCAGATGATGCGCAATTTTTATGTGCGCGCGCAGAGCTACTTCCCGAAAAGCGAAATGTCCGCCACGGCCCTGCCCGATGCGCGTGAGCTGGAAATTCTCGAACCCTTGCGCGGGCAGATCCCCGATGAAGTATTCACCCAGGTGTACCAGGCGCCGAAAACCGATGGCAGCGGCTATATCCGCGATAAACAGCTGCAAGCCCTGGCGCTGCTCAAGGAAGCCGGCTGGACACCGAAAGACAACCTGCTGGTCAACGCCAGGGGCGAACCCCTGCGCTTTACCTTTCTCGACAGCCCCAGCGGCTTCGATCGCATGGTCCTGCCCTGGAAACGCACCCTGGCGCAGATCGGCATCACCATGGACATCCGCAAGGTCGACTCGGCGCAGTACATCAACCGCACCAACGCCCGCGACTACGACATGATGGTCGGCCAGTTCCCCCGCAACGGCCAACCGATTGTTTCGCCGGGCCGCGAGCTGTACGACATGTTTGGCTCACGCAGCGCCACCCAGGCCGGTGCCTCCAACAACATGGTGCTGCGCAACCCGGCCGTCGACAAACTGATCGACGGCGTGGTGCAGGCCAACAGCCGCAGCGAGATGGTCCACTACACCCGCGCCCTCGACCGTGTACTGCTGTGGAACTACTACATGATCCCGCACTACTACTCGGTGGGTACCCCGACGGTGTACCTGAACCGCTTCGGCCAGCCCGCCAAGGAGGCCAAGTTCGATGAAGGCCTGGACACCTGGTGGGAAGTCAGCAAAACCCCGTTAACCAACGCGGCGTATGGCCAGGCCAGCGCACAGCCGGAGGGTCATTGA
- a CDS encoding TonB-dependent receptor codes for MQMKSSGFTLKPLVASLQRHRFVPLYLVALGMSAGQLQAAEVTAADDSSATVSSADAAPAPATTQLDRVEVTGSAIRRVDAETAVPITILRAEQLRNEGVTTTAEIMQRVTGNQSLRNSASSVGSGTGGSSFADMRGIGANKTLVLLNGRRLGNNAIDGSAVDLNTIPFAAIDRVEVLRDGASALYGTDAIGGVINFITKKSMTDGTLSLGGEGADASGGGESHDISGSWGYGDLEKDRFNVMAVAGYNKQNALHAKDRTFASNYEPGRGLDQTSGTSNPANWSQGNINTNPLAANGCNGANLVLRQGLCRYDTRNYIDLLPETEKTSFFGKATGKITDVDNVNLEYFWARNNNAVGVAPAPLIGASMDPSSPYYPGNGITPGSSDPSFDPTQPIGLNWRETAAGGRQSKDQNTSQRLVLSFDGVAKGWDYNVGASYNQNQVNSSVTGGYASDAAMLNGIADGIINPFGPQTPAGQAYIDEHQYHGQYMSSVGRVTGIDGRMSREIGDWFGAGPSGLAIGGEYRQEKFHQTFDGFVADISSLGADPDASVSGDRNVKAVYTELNVPVLDSLELSAAVRHDKYSDFGSTTNPKYSFRYQPIKELVVRGAYSEGFRAPSLYELYNPQYTTYTQGYYNDPRLCTGGVVQPGGNAGRDCGQQFHNRTGGNTELSPEKARNVTVGFVYQPVRNLSMGLDFWWIHIANQIAEFPESTVFDDPNAYADRYIRNADGSLNYVQTGLANLGAVKTSGVDVSLDYKFPNTPYGQFGLGLQGTYVSRYDYQTTIGGSYTDKVGAFKDDGMVARWKHVLSGTWNLGAYRASLVNRFTSGYDDADPDTHSRVASYTLWDISGGYTFNKTVDLDAGIKNMFDRNPPFSNQAYNFQNGYDPRYADPMGRTFFARATYHF; via the coding sequence ATGCAGATGAAGAGTTCAGGTTTTACCCTCAAGCCGCTCGTTGCAAGCTTGCAACGACACCGTTTTGTGCCGCTGTATCTGGTTGCTCTGGGGATGAGCGCGGGCCAGTTGCAGGCAGCCGAAGTGACTGCAGCGGATGATTCGAGCGCCACCGTCAGCAGCGCTGATGCGGCGCCTGCGCCAGCCACTACACAGCTGGACCGGGTCGAAGTGACCGGCTCGGCGATCCGCCGGGTAGATGCCGAAACCGCCGTGCCCATCACCATCCTGCGCGCCGAGCAGTTGCGCAACGAAGGCGTGACTACCACTGCCGAGATCATGCAGCGCGTGACGGGCAACCAGTCATTGCGCAACTCGGCCAGCTCCGTGGGTTCCGGCACCGGGGGTTCGAGCTTTGCCGACATGCGCGGCATCGGTGCCAACAAGACCCTGGTGCTGCTTAACGGCCGCCGTTTGGGCAACAACGCCATCGACGGCTCCGCGGTAGACCTGAACACCATTCCGTTTGCCGCCATTGACCGCGTCGAAGTCTTGCGCGACGGTGCGTCGGCCTTGTACGGCACTGACGCGATTGGCGGTGTGATCAACTTCATCACCAAAAAATCCATGACCGACGGCACCCTGTCACTGGGCGGCGAAGGTGCAGACGCCAGTGGTGGCGGCGAAAGCCACGATATCAGCGGTAGCTGGGGCTACGGCGATCTGGAAAAAGACCGTTTCAACGTCATGGCCGTCGCCGGCTATAACAAGCAAAACGCCCTGCACGCCAAGGACCGCACGTTCGCCAGCAACTACGAACCGGGCCGCGGCCTGGATCAGACTTCCGGCACGTCCAACCCTGCCAACTGGAGCCAGGGCAATATCAATACCAACCCGCTGGCGGCCAATGGCTGCAACGGGGCAAACCTGGTCCTGCGCCAGGGGCTATGCCGCTATGACACGCGCAACTATATCGACCTGCTGCCAGAAACCGAGAAGACCTCCTTTTTCGGCAAGGCCACCGGCAAGATCACCGATGTCGACAACGTCAACCTGGAGTACTTCTGGGCCCGCAACAACAATGCCGTGGGTGTTGCCCCTGCCCCCCTGATCGGCGCCAGCATGGACCCGAGCTCGCCTTACTACCCGGGCAACGGCATAACCCCGGGTAGCAGCGATCCGTCCTTCGACCCTACGCAACCAATCGGCCTGAACTGGCGTGAAACCGCTGCCGGTGGCCGCCAGAGCAAAGACCAGAACACCAGCCAGCGTCTGGTATTGAGCTTCGATGGTGTGGCCAAGGGTTGGGATTACAATGTCGGCGCCTCGTACAACCAGAATCAGGTGAACTCCAGTGTGACGGGCGGTTACGCCAGCGACGCGGCCATGCTCAACGGCATTGCCGATGGCATCATCAACCCGTTCGGCCCGCAGACACCTGCCGGGCAGGCCTATATCGACGAGCACCAATATCACGGCCAGTACATGTCTTCGGTGGGCCGGGTCACCGGTATCGACGGGCGCATGAGCCGTGAGATCGGCGACTGGTTCGGCGCCGGTCCGTCCGGCCTGGCGATTGGCGGTGAATACCGTCAGGAGAAGTTCCACCAGACCTTCGATGGTTTTGTCGCGGATATTTCCAGCCTCGGCGCCGACCCTGACGCAAGCGTCTCGGGTGACCGTAACGTCAAGGCGGTGTACACCGAGCTGAACGTGCCCGTACTCGACAGCCTGGAACTGTCGGCCGCCGTGCGTCATGACAAATACAGCGACTTTGGCAGCACCACCAACCCGAAATACTCGTTCCGCTACCAGCCGATCAAGGAGCTGGTGGTACGCGGTGCCTACAGTGAAGGCTTCCGCGCACCGTCGCTGTACGAGCTGTACAACCCGCAGTACACCACTTACACCCAGGGCTACTACAACGATCCGCGCCTGTGCACCGGCGGCGTCGTGCAACCGGGCGGCAACGCCGGGCGCGACTGCGGCCAGCAGTTCCATAACCGCACCGGCGGCAACACCGAACTGTCCCCTGAAAAAGCCCGTAACGTGACCGTCGGTTTTGTCTACCAACCGGTGCGCAATCTGTCGATGGGTCTGGATTTCTGGTGGATTCACATCGCCAACCAGATTGCCGAGTTCCCGGAATCCACTGTCTTTGACGATCCCAACGCCTATGCTGACCGCTATATTCGCAATGCTGACGGCTCCCTGAACTACGTACAGACCGGCCTCGCCAACCTGGGTGCCGTTAAAACCAGCGGCGTCGATGTGTCGCTGGACTACAAGTTCCCCAACACCCCCTACGGTCAGTTCGGCCTTGGCCTGCAAGGCACCTATGTGTCGCGCTATGACTACCAGACCACCATTGGCGGCAGCTATACCGACAAAGTCGGCGCGTTCAAGGATGACGGCATGGTCGCGCGCTGGAAGCACGTGCTCAGCGGTACCTGGAATCTGGGCGCTTACCGGGCCTCGCTGGTCAACCGCTTCACCAGCGGCTATGACGATGCCGATCCGGACACCCACTCCCGTGTAGCGTCTTACACCTTGTGGGATATCTCCGGTGGCTACACTTTCAACAAGACCGTGGACCTGGATGCGGGGATCAAGAACATGTTCGACCGTAACCCGCCATTCTCCAACCAGGCCTACAACTTCCAGAATGGCTACGATCCACGTTACGCAGACCCAATGGGCCGTACGTTCTTCGCCCGTGCCACCTATCACTTCTGA
- a CDS encoding ExbD/TolR family protein, whose translation MSFSTQDSDEVLSEMNVTPLVDVMLVLLVVFIVTTPMMTNAIKINLPKTDAVASAQKKDPVVVSVDQDGKFYLAKNEVAPELLEKSLQDVKAQDPEVRVQLQADEGVNYGQVAKAMASIERSGITKISVMTAR comes from the coding sequence ATGTCTTTCTCAACCCAGGACAGCGACGAAGTACTCAGTGAAATGAACGTCACCCCGCTGGTGGACGTGATGCTGGTGCTGCTGGTGGTGTTTATCGTGACCACGCCGATGATGACCAACGCGATCAAGATCAACCTGCCCAAGACCGATGCCGTGGCCTCGGCCCAGAAAAAAGACCCGGTGGTAGTCAGCGTCGACCAGGACGGCAAGTTCTACCTGGCCAAGAACGAAGTGGCCCCCGAACTGCTGGAAAAAAGCCTGCAGGACGTGAAGGCCCAGGACCCGGAAGTGCGCGTGCAGTTGCAGGCGGACGAAGGGGTCAACTACGGCCAGGTGGCCAAGGCTATGGCCTCCATCGAGCGTTCGGGCATTACCAAAATATCGGTGATGACCGCCAGATGA
- a CDS encoding MotA/TolQ/ExbB proton channel family protein, with protein sequence MNESLSSMIVPGVLWALVLFSVVSWALLLIKSSQYLRQKAQNSQFSKAFWAAPDLLTAAEHASQYPGALARIANSGFEAMIVDDTPRTTQQLAHTINRSDRLERNLRQQIQKERRALESGQAILASIGSTAPFIGLFGTVWGIMEALQTIGATGSASLETVAGPIGHALIATGVGIAVAVPAVLIYNFFLRRLKLASANMDDFAHDFDALAQRSAFAIDRQAISNKRTPVREAS encoded by the coding sequence ATGAACGAGTCTCTGTCTTCCATGATTGTCCCCGGGGTGCTCTGGGCACTGGTGCTGTTTTCGGTGGTGAGCTGGGCTTTGCTGCTCATCAAGTCATCGCAATACCTGCGCCAGAAAGCGCAGAACTCACAATTCAGCAAAGCCTTCTGGGCCGCCCCTGACCTGCTGACCGCCGCCGAACACGCCAGCCAGTACCCCGGCGCCCTGGCCCGCATCGCCAACAGCGGCTTCGAAGCCATGATTGTCGATGACACGCCGCGCACCACCCAGCAACTGGCCCACACCATCAACCGCTCCGACCGCCTGGAGCGCAACCTGCGCCAACAGATCCAAAAGGAACGCCGCGCCCTGGAAAGCGGCCAGGCGATCCTCGCCAGTATCGGCAGCACGGCGCCCTTTATCGGCCTGTTCGGCACCGTATGGGGGATTATGGAAGCGCTGCAGACCATCGGCGCCACCGGTTCGGCCAGCCTGGAAACCGTAGCCGGGCCCATCGGCCATGCCTTGATCGCCACCGGTGTAGGTATCGCGGTCGCAGTACCGGCGGTGCTGATTTACAACTTCTTCCTGCGCCGCCTCAAGCTGGCCTCGGCCAACATGGACGACTTCGCCCATGACTTCGACGCCCTCGCCCAGCGCAGCGCCTTTGCCATCGACCGCCAGGCCATTTCCAACAAGCGCACGCCGGTGCGGGAGGCAAGCTGA
- a CDS encoding energy transducer TonB yields MSDEVKNKTRSAPLLDAERVQQWTHIPHVANTSTPGGLVTSRALLLVGLVALLHAGAWWVMQQAKAEPVVTPPEIPEMTVELTSPTPPAPPVEEPPPPPPPPEPEAPPEDEDAVKEPPKPVEKPKPIEKPKPVVKPKPVQKPQPPKPAPQAPAAPAAPTAPAAPAAPVAAPGPVKETAAVSGLASLGNPPPEYPSLALRRSWEGTVVLRIKVLPNGRAGTVDVTKSSGKQALDDAAVEAVRNWKFVPAKRGDTPIEGFATQTISFKLPE; encoded by the coding sequence ATGAGTGACGAGGTAAAGAATAAAACGCGATCTGCCCCGCTGCTCGACGCCGAACGCGTACAGCAGTGGACGCACATCCCCCATGTAGCCAACACCTCGACACCCGGGGGCCTGGTGACATCGCGGGCGCTGCTGCTGGTAGGTCTGGTTGCCCTGCTGCACGCCGGCGCCTGGTGGGTGATGCAGCAGGCCAAGGCCGAACCTGTGGTCACGCCGCCCGAGATTCCGGAAATGACTGTCGAGCTGACCAGCCCGACACCACCGGCGCCCCCCGTGGAAGAACCGCCACCACCACCGCCGCCACCGGAACCCGAAGCGCCACCCGAGGACGAAGATGCGGTGAAGGAACCACCCAAACCGGTGGAAAAACCCAAGCCCATAGAAAAACCCAAACCGGTGGTCAAGCCCAAGCCGGTACAAAAACCGCAGCCGCCCAAGCCTGCGCCACAGGCACCGGCAGCCCCCGCTGCACCGACTGCGCCAGCAGCACCTGCGGCGCCTGTCGCAGCGCCGGGCCCGGTCAAGGAAACCGCTGCAGTTTCAGGGCTGGCCAGCCTTGGCAACCCGCCGCCGGAGTATCCGTCCCTGGCCTTGCGCCGCAGTTGGGAAGGCACCGTGGTGTTGCGCATCAAGGTGTTGCCCAACGGTCGCGCCGGCACGGTGGACGTCACCAAATCCAGCGGCAAACAGGCACTCGATGACGCTGCAGTAGAAGCCGTACGCAACTGGAAGTTTGTCCCGGCCAAACGAGGGGATACCCCCATCGAAGGATTTGCCACCCAAACCATCTCTTTCAAATTGCCGGAATAA